One genomic window of Branchiostoma floridae strain S238N-H82 chromosome 4, Bfl_VNyyK, whole genome shotgun sequence includes the following:
- the LOC118414973 gene encoding uncharacterized protein LOC118414973, producing MKTRLAFSPDELRFLVEQEKIPENLHSCNLVLSVRVVRDIINYIENSEFPTSGKLPAVLTCIDPRLKKATIMHLTCGQIKRQMLTYSKRAQKEEAVWDMILPCLEIKDSEYVGETCDKHGITRTVLDGRASLPAIPVLTNRIVLELRAFRIATDSTWVTMATWLQNLGEKKVCPPSLRMSVEALQHRRAELGRSKFLIHDGNVYRDVEQLLEEPYTCPEVVTSNDGQARARGKGPHKKVLKRRLRRTKAKERSVRAEQVVEKRHTSDAVQEAPKENIVNDCEDGGPLCKLVRHSRGQQSAK from the exons ATGAAGACAAGGCTGGCCTTTTCTCCAGACGAATTAAGGTTTCTGGTGGAGCAGGAAAAGATTCCAG AAAACTTGCATTCTTGCAACTTGGTCTTGAGTGTCCGAGTTGTGAGGGACATAATCAACTACATTGAAAATTCCGAGTTCCCGACCTCAGGAAAGTTGCCAGCTGTCCTAACCTGCATCGACCCGAGATTAAAGAAAGCCACCATCATGCATCTGACATGTGGACAAATCAAGCGACAGATGCTAACGTATTCAAAAAGGGCCCAGAAAGAAGAAGCTGTGTGGGACATGATACTCCCATGTCTTGAAATCAAGGATAGCGAGTATGTCGGAGAGACTTGCGACAAACACGGTATTACCAGGACCGTTTTAGACGGCCGCGCGAGCCTTCCCGCTATCCCCGTGCTTACCAACAGGATCGTACTGGAGCTGCGTGCTTTCAGAATAGCGACAGACAGCACATGGGTAACTATGGCAACGTGGCTGCAAAACCTTGGCGAGAAAAAGGTGTGTCCACCATCGCTCAGAATGTCTGTGGAAGCCTTACAACACAGAAGAGCAGAGTTAGGGAGGAGCAAGTTTCTGATACACGACGGCAATGTCTACAGGGATGTCGAACAGCTCTTGGAAGAACCGTACACTTGCCCAGAGGTGGTGACATCCAACGATGGTCAGGCTAGAGCCAGAGGGAAGGGGCCTCACAAAAAGGTTTTGAAGAGAAGGTTACGTAGGACGAAAGCAAAGGAGAGATCAGTCAGAGCTGAACAAGTTGTAGAGAAAAGACATACTTCAGATGCTGTGCAAGAGGCTCCGAAGGAGAACATTGTAAATGATTGCGAGGATGGAGGACCTCTGTGCAAACTTGTAAGACACAGTAGAGGACAACAGTCAGCAAAATGA
- the LOC118414738 gene encoding docking protein 2-like isoform X2 — MEGPMMGGYLSVPSQKAIKKIWSRRYFLLYPTSGSGVVRLLQFESQEQAKKGPKGAKIIPLKDCVAITPSAEHKSQPNVIDIVFPDKTLSFAAETEKLLNNWYLKLCKAVFGGNSPNVADSSAAAPPPYSPPQIPSSQPPPYRATEPPEGATAQEYSGMADNVIYAAQESLSYQVVVRLTEAAQRCDLDGPYLLQVNPTHLSLQDRRTNEELYTWPYKYLRRYGRDKTQFSLEAGRKCASGEGKFEFATTEGNSIFNNVDAFVKGRASITMDAPSQRRKDSGETLIKRDPTLPPRNYTRPQSTGPPEMPLRPARPPAPRPTSDGSSYQQVNKPAVKPRLSQKAEVPESDLYEPLGDYYAEVGDVKPAVEPEYSEAEMRMQAWKQQGRSVKEKELASATFDPNTEDYHVPAVPSKSKPPPVVPRAKKRVDHIYDAPPAIGEDSEDYTEPTEMHSDRPPGFEDDEGVYEDTEALTKPPGKPAKKAPAPPPPVPRHAPKARKPVVESPYEEPPREITGMIAKFNKMQSADDGSYDSLNFSPEGKKNKPVVAGDGEYGALYSTVPSNYQEEPDETYDRLENAISGTSFKDSEGPVYHVLEGPYSPVGTTEKHIYDEVPTEQFQPN, encoded by the exons ATGGAGGGTCCCATGATGGGAGGATACCTCTCTGTGCCATCGCAAAAGGCTATCAAA AAAATCTGGAGCAGGCGTTACTTCCTGCTGTACCCCACCAGCGGTAGTGGCGTGGTCCGACTCCTACAGTTCGAAAGCCAGGAACAAGCCAAGAAGGGTCCAAAAGGGGCTAAGATCATCCCCCTCAAGGACTGCGTGGCCATCACGCCGAGCGCCGAGCACAAATCCCAACCCAACGTCATCGATATCGTTTTTCCTGACAAGACTCTCTCCTTCGCTGCTGAGACGGAAAAGCTCCTCAACAATTGGTACTTGAAGCTGTGTAAGGCGGTTTTTGGAGGGAATTCTCCCAATGTTGCTGACAGTAGCGCGGCGGCACCGCCCCCATACAGCCCCCCACAGATCCCCTCGTCACAGCCTCCACCCTACAGAGCCACAGAACCCCCTGAGGGAGCCACAGCTCAGGAGTACAGTGGCATGGCAGACAACGTCATCTATGCCGCTCAAGAGA GTCTGTCGTACCAGGTGGTAGTGCGACTGACAGAGGCAGCACAGCGATGTGACCTGGACGGGCCGTACCTGTTACAGGTGAACCCCACCCATCTGTCACTGCAGGACCGACGTACTAACGAGGAACTCTACACCTGGCCTTACAAATATCTGCGCAG GTACGGCAGAGACAAGACCCAGTTCTCCCTGGAAGCAGGCAGGAAGTGTGCGAGTGGGGAGGGCAAGTTTGAGTTTGCCACCACAGAGGGAAACAGTATCTTCAACAACGTGGATGCCTTCGTCAAGGGGAGGGCGTCAATCACAATGGAC GCTCCCAGTCAGAGAAGGAAAGATTCGGGTGAAACTCTCATCAAAAGGGACCCAACGTTGCCTCCAAGAAACTACACCAGGCCCCAGTCAACCGGGCCACCGGAGATGCCACTAAGGCCGGCCAGACCTCCAG cACCAAGACCAACAAGTGATGGAAGCTCGTATCAACAAGTCAATAAACCAG CAGTGAAACCAAGGCTGTCGCAGAAGGCTGAAGTTCCAGAGTCAGACCTGTATGAACCACTGGGAGACTACTATGCAGAAGTTGGTGATGTTAAACCAG CTGTTGAACCTGAGTACTCGGAGGCAGAGATGCGGATGCAGGCCTGGAAGCAGCAGGGACGATCCGTGAAAGAGAAGGAGCTCGCTTCTGCCACCTTTGACCCCAACACGGAGGACTACCACGTGCCTGCCGTACCCAGCAAGTCGAAACCGCCACCGGTCGTGCCCAGAGCAAAGAAGAGAGTGGATCACATTTACGACGCACCGCCGGCCATTGGGGAAGACAGCGAGGACTATACAGAGCCAACGGAGATGCACTCCGACAGGCCGCCAGGGTTTGAGGATGATGAAGGGGTTTACGAGGATACGGAAGCGCTCACAAAGCCACCAGGCAAGCCAGCCAAAAAGGCGCCTGCCCCACCACCTCCTGTACCCCGACACGCTCCCAAAGCCAGGAAACCGGTTGTAGAATCCCCGTACGAAGAGCCTCCAAGAGAAATAACGGGAATGATAGCAAAGTTTAACAAGATGCAGTCTGCAGACGATGGTTCATATGATAGTCTGAATTTCAGTCCCGAAGGGAAGAAGAATAAGCCAGTCGTGGCAGGGGATGGCGAATACGGTGCCCTGTACAGCACAGTTCCGTCTAATTACCAGGAGGAGCCAGACGAGACCTATGATCGTTTGGAGAACGCAATATCGGGAACGTCATTCAAGGACTCGGAGGGGCCAGTTTACCACGTACTAGAAGGGCCGTATTCTCCTGTGGGGACAACGGAAAAACATATTTATGACGAAGTGCCCACAGAGCAGTTCCAACCAAATTAG
- the LOC118414738 gene encoding docking protein 2-like isoform X1 yields MEGPMMGGYLSVPSQKAIKKIWSRRYFLLYPTSGSGVVRLLQFESQEQAKKGPKGAKIIPLKDCVAITPSAEHKSQPNVIDIVFPDKTLSFAAETEKLLNNWYLKLCKAVFGGNSPNVADSSAAAPPPYSPPQIPSSQPPPYRATEPPEGATAQEYSGMADNVIYAAQESLSYQVVVRLTEAAQRCDLDGPYLLQVNPTHLSLQDRRTNEELYTWPYKYLRRYGRDKTQFSLEAGRKCASGEGKFEFATTEGNSIFNNVDAFVKGRASITMDAPSQRRKDSGETLIKRDPTLPPRNYTRPQSTGPPEMPLRPARPPAPRPTSDGSSYQQVNKPVVAVKPRLSQKAEVPESDLYEPLGDYYAEVGDVKPAVEPEYSEAEMRMQAWKQQGRSVKEKELASATFDPNTEDYHVPAVPSKSKPPPVVPRAKKRVDHIYDAPPAIGEDSEDYTEPTEMHSDRPPGFEDDEGVYEDTEALTKPPGKPAKKAPAPPPPVPRHAPKARKPVVESPYEEPPREITGMIAKFNKMQSADDGSYDSLNFSPEGKKNKPVVAGDGEYGALYSTVPSNYQEEPDETYDRLENAISGTSFKDSEGPVYHVLEGPYSPVGTTEKHIYDEVPTEQFQPN; encoded by the exons ATGGAGGGTCCCATGATGGGAGGATACCTCTCTGTGCCATCGCAAAAGGCTATCAAA AAAATCTGGAGCAGGCGTTACTTCCTGCTGTACCCCACCAGCGGTAGTGGCGTGGTCCGACTCCTACAGTTCGAAAGCCAGGAACAAGCCAAGAAGGGTCCAAAAGGGGCTAAGATCATCCCCCTCAAGGACTGCGTGGCCATCACGCCGAGCGCCGAGCACAAATCCCAACCCAACGTCATCGATATCGTTTTTCCTGACAAGACTCTCTCCTTCGCTGCTGAGACGGAAAAGCTCCTCAACAATTGGTACTTGAAGCTGTGTAAGGCGGTTTTTGGAGGGAATTCTCCCAATGTTGCTGACAGTAGCGCGGCGGCACCGCCCCCATACAGCCCCCCACAGATCCCCTCGTCACAGCCTCCACCCTACAGAGCCACAGAACCCCCTGAGGGAGCCACAGCTCAGGAGTACAGTGGCATGGCAGACAACGTCATCTATGCCGCTCAAGAGA GTCTGTCGTACCAGGTGGTAGTGCGACTGACAGAGGCAGCACAGCGATGTGACCTGGACGGGCCGTACCTGTTACAGGTGAACCCCACCCATCTGTCACTGCAGGACCGACGTACTAACGAGGAACTCTACACCTGGCCTTACAAATATCTGCGCAG GTACGGCAGAGACAAGACCCAGTTCTCCCTGGAAGCAGGCAGGAAGTGTGCGAGTGGGGAGGGCAAGTTTGAGTTTGCCACCACAGAGGGAAACAGTATCTTCAACAACGTGGATGCCTTCGTCAAGGGGAGGGCGTCAATCACAATGGAC GCTCCCAGTCAGAGAAGGAAAGATTCGGGTGAAACTCTCATCAAAAGGGACCCAACGTTGCCTCCAAGAAACTACACCAGGCCCCAGTCAACCGGGCCACCGGAGATGCCACTAAGGCCGGCCAGACCTCCAG cACCAAGACCAACAAGTGATGGAAGCTCGTATCAACAAGTCAATAAACCAG TTGTAGCAGTGAAACCAAGGCTGTCGCAGAAGGCTGAAGTTCCAGAGTCAGACCTGTATGAACCACTGGGAGACTACTATGCAGAAGTTGGTGATGTTAAACCAG CTGTTGAACCTGAGTACTCGGAGGCAGAGATGCGGATGCAGGCCTGGAAGCAGCAGGGACGATCCGTGAAAGAGAAGGAGCTCGCTTCTGCCACCTTTGACCCCAACACGGAGGACTACCACGTGCCTGCCGTACCCAGCAAGTCGAAACCGCCACCGGTCGTGCCCAGAGCAAAGAAGAGAGTGGATCACATTTACGACGCACCGCCGGCCATTGGGGAAGACAGCGAGGACTATACAGAGCCAACGGAGATGCACTCCGACAGGCCGCCAGGGTTTGAGGATGATGAAGGGGTTTACGAGGATACGGAAGCGCTCACAAAGCCACCAGGCAAGCCAGCCAAAAAGGCGCCTGCCCCACCACCTCCTGTACCCCGACACGCTCCCAAAGCCAGGAAACCGGTTGTAGAATCCCCGTACGAAGAGCCTCCAAGAGAAATAACGGGAATGATAGCAAAGTTTAACAAGATGCAGTCTGCAGACGATGGTTCATATGATAGTCTGAATTTCAGTCCCGAAGGGAAGAAGAATAAGCCAGTCGTGGCAGGGGATGGCGAATACGGTGCCCTGTACAGCACAGTTCCGTCTAATTACCAGGAGGAGCCAGACGAGACCTATGATCGTTTGGAGAACGCAATATCGGGAACGTCATTCAAGGACTCGGAGGGGCCAGTTTACCACGTACTAGAAGGGCCGTATTCTCCTGTGGGGACAACGGAAAAACATATTTATGACGAAGTGCCCACAGAGCAGTTCCAACCAAATTAG